A window of Hydrotalea sp. genomic DNA:
CGCCGGCCATCGATAACATCACCAATGGCATTTTGTGGGGGGATGCGATTAAGGGGCGCGACGCCACGCCGCGCTTCACGCCCCTACCCTTTGACCAACCATTATTTATTATGTATTCGTCGGGCACGACCGGCGTGCCAAAATGTATTGTGCATGGTGCCGGCGGCGTGTTGTTGAAATTCATGGTGGAGCAACGTCTCCATTGCGATTTAAAACCCGGCGACCGGATTTTTTTCTTCAGCACCTGCGGCTGGATGATGTGGAATTGGTTGCTGGGTTGCCTGCACACCGGCGCGGCGGTTTGTTTGTTCGACGGCTCACCGCTTTACCCAACCCCCGCCGCCCTGTGGGATTACGCCGAACAATATGAATTTACCCATTTTGGCACCTCGGCCAAATATATCGACAGCATTAAAAAAGCCGACTATCACCCGGGCAACCACCACGGCTTAAAAAACTTACGCATGGTATTAACCACCGGCTCGCCGCTTGCGCCAGAAAGTTTTGACTTCCTCTACCAATCGGTAAAATCCGATATGCAGGTCGCCTCAATCTCCGGCGGCACCGATATTCTTGGTTGCTTCCTCGCCGGTTTGCCAACCGCCGCGGTGGTGCGTGGCGAATTGCAATCACCCGTCCTTGGCATGGCGGTTCAGGCGTTCGACGACCATGACAAGCCCATCGCCAGCGGCAAGGGCGAATTGGTTTGCGTCAAACCCTTTCCCTCGATGCCGGTTTATTTTTGGAACGATGACGATGGTAAAAAATACCACAAGGCCTATTTCGATAAATACGACAATGTTTGGTATCATGGCGATTATTTGGAAATCACCAACCACCAAGATGGCGACCATGGTTACATCATCCATGGCCGGTCGGACGCAACCTTAAACCCCGGCGGGGTGCGCATCGGCACCGCCGAAATTTATCGCCAGGTCGAGCAATTGCCCGAGGTGTTGGAATCAATCGTCATCGGCCAAGATTGGCAGGACGATGTGCGGGTGGTGTTGTTTGTCAAAATGAAATCGGGCGCAACCCTTGATGATAATTTAAAAACCACCATCAAAAAAACCATCCGCGACAATTGTTCGCCGCGCCACGTGCCGGCAAAAATTATTGGCGTGGTTGATATTCCGCGCACCAAATCGGGCAAAATTACTGAAATTGCGGTGCGCGACACGGTGATGGGCCGCGCGGTTAATAATAAGGAAGCCTTGCTCAACCCCGAGGCACTCGATTATTTTTGCAACCTAGAAGAGCTTAAAAAATAAAAGCCCTTAAATAGTTGCTTTTTTGTTCTTTCGCCCCCTGTTTGGCGCACAAAATAAAGCAAAATCGCCATAATTTTGTAGAACAAAATGCAAACACCTGCTAGGGTGAAGGCGCAAGAGCGGGACGAAGCAATTATAACCAAGCATGTGAAGTAAGAAGGAAATGATGACAATAAAATATCATGGCTATATCATGGCAGAATACACCATAAACCACCTGGCAATATGTAACGGGGTGGTGTCATGCTAACCCAGCAACAACATCGCCTGCTGATGTATATTCAGCAATGTATCGCCGAGCGTGGCTACGCCCCATCTTACGAGGAAATGAAAAACGCCCTCGGGCTAAAATCGAAATCGGGGGTGCATCGGTTGGTATTCTCGCTGGAGGAGCGAGGTTACGTGAACCGCCTGCCGAACAAGGCGCGGGCGGTCGAGGTATTACGTGCGCCCGATGAAAAATTGGGGGTCAAGGCCAACGACCTGTTGAAAAAAACATTCATCAGCAAGGCGCTGAGCAAAAAAACCAGCAAGGCGGCGACTTTAAGCGATAAAGAAACCGGCGCGATGATTCCGCTTTATGGGAAAATCGCCGCCGGCACGCCCATCGCCGCACTGCAAGACCCAAACGATTTTGTTGAGGCACCGGCCTTCATGCTTGGTTTTGGTGATTTTTACGCCCTGCGTATCGAGGGCGATTCGATGAAAGACGCTGGTATTTTCGACAACGACATTGTGGTGATTAAAAAACAAAACCACGCCGACGACGGGGCGATTGTCGTTGCCTTGATTGATAAGGAGGAGGCAACCTTAAAAAAAATAAAATACAGCGGTAGCAAGGTTATGCTTCAACCCGCCAACAAACATTACAAAAGTTACGAATTGCCAAGTAATCGCGTCATTGTTCAGGGCGTCCTGCGCGGCCTTATCCGGCATTATAAATAATCGCCACCCTACTTTTTTTGCTTTTCATCGATGACGCGTCGCACACGGCTTTGGATGCCATAATAAATAAGCACCAACAACAAAATAAACACCAACACAACCACCCAATGGGCGGGGCCTAAATCTTCCCAATATTGGACGCCGAATTCTCGGATAAGGAAAAATAACCCGCCGGCCCAAATAAACACCACTGCTAGGCTGGTCAACATCACCACCCTAATCTTTAAACGATAAAACCCCATGGCACCATAAACCGCAATGCGCATGCCCGGCACGTAGCGCGTTGCCAACACTGCCCATATCAAATTATTCTCTAACCATTTCATCGCGATAGACATGCCACGACGTTGCATTTGTTTTTTTAAAAAGCTATTGCGATGCGCCAACCGCCCGAGGTAATAACAGAAAATTTCCCCTATCAAAATACCACCAAACAAAGAGATAATGGCTATCGGCACGGAAATTTCCCCGCTCGCCGATAACACCGCGGCGGCGATAATGGTGACATCCTCGAGAATTACAACGGCAATCGCCAGCAACAAACCCAAGATATGCGGGTTGTCGCGTAAAAAACTTAAAACATATTCGGTAACGGTCATGGTTACTCCTTCTTACCCTATTCTAACCCAGAAATAAAATGCAACCTGCCCGAATGTCTTAATATCTCTTGCTTATCATGGCAACGAACCAATAACGACAAAGGCGCGATAGGGCCATCAAAGCTGTATTGTTCTGTATCATGGTTGTTAAGTTTGCAAAATCCGTGCCGCTCATAATAACTTGGGTTGCCCACCAAAAACAGCAGGTAATTGGTGGCGGTTGTTTTATCCACCATGGCGAGCAGGTGGCGTATCAGAAAGCTCCCCAGGCCTTTGTTTTGGTAATCGGGGTGCACCGCCAGCGGCCCCAACAAACCGGCACGGGTTTTATCGCTAAGTTCGAGGTGATAAAGGCGGATAAGCGCCAACAATTGGTCATTGTCGTCGCGGTAATGAAAGCTTTTATGGTAATCGGGCGCGATGTTTTTGCGCAAATAATTGACGGTGCGATTATGCCGCGCCAAGCCAAAAACCCTATCTAAAAAATTTTCGCTATCAAGAAAATCATCAACCTGTTCGCGCCTGATATGTTTTTCTTGCCACATGATGTTTCTATTACAATAAATTTATACCACCGTTACCGATGCCTTGATGGCAAGAATATCTTGCCATAGGGATTTTTTTTCTAATGGCCTTTGCCAATAATAATCTGGGCTATGGCTTACCATCACCGGTATCGCCCGCTCATTATTTTTTACATGAATTTTTAATTGCGATTTTTTCTGGGCGCGGCATTTGGCCACCGTCATATCAAAAAAACTTAATGCCCCGCCGATGCCCATCACCCAAATTTGCTGAGGGTTGATAATCTCAATCTGTTTTAATAAAAATGGCAAGCATGATTTTTGTTCGCCGGCGTTGGCGGCGCGACTGCCCGGCCGCTTCCAATAGACGCTGTTGGTGAAATAAACATTTTTATCGCTGGCAAAACCGGCGGCCGCCAGGGCTTTTTTTATCAACTGCGCGGGGCGACCAACGAATGGTTGCCCCTCCCTATCCTCGGTTTCGTCGGGCGCGTCGCCAATCACCATCAATATCGGTTGACGCGCCACGCCCGCGCCAAACACCATCTGGCGCGCCAGGTGTTTCAGCGGGCATCCCTCATATTGCGCTAGGGTGGCGATAATATCATCGAGCGTTTTACATTTATCCGCCATGGCGGTCGCCTGCGCCAAGGCGGCGAAACTCCCCAATGGTATTTCTTCGGGTGTTTCTTCGGATGTGTCATGAGATAGGTCTTCTTTAGCTCGCGCCTCAGATTCCAGCTTGGTGCGCGATGCGGCTACGGCTGGGTTCGCGCCATCGCTGACCATGGTTTTATTGGCGGCGGATTTTTCGTTGAAACCATCGCCACGCAGTTTTTCCTTAAACCTGTCTATCGGTTGGGCGGCGTGGGCCTCATCCGCGCCCATCGCAATTTGCCATTCCAGGCTGGCCACCAGGTCAGCGATATTTGCGCCCGTTGCGGTCGGCGATTTGCCCCCCGAACTTTTATTGTTCGCCATAAAATAACCGCCGCCGCTAACCATGGCTAACCCCGCAAGGTGAAAAAAAAAGGGTTAAAGAAATAAGTTGCATTTTCTTTGCTGTTATACTAAAAAATCACTATTCGGCGATTCACCCAATATTGTAAAGATGTTTTTGAAAAACAAAACCACCAACAAATAAATATTCAATCCTATAAATTAAAAAGAACAGAGCAAATAACATGACGCGCGAATCGATGGAATTTGATGTGGTGATAGTCGGTGCCGGCCCGGCGGGCTTGGCGGCGGCGATTCGCCTGAAACAATTGGCGTCTGCCGCCAATGGTGGGCGCGACATTTCGGTCTGCGTGCTGGAGAAGGGTTCGGAGGTCGGGGCGCATATTTTATCCGGCGCGGTGATGGAACCACGCGGCTTGAACGAGCTCATCCCCGATTGGCGCGACCAGGGCGCGCCATTAAAAACGGCGGCCAAGGACGATTATTTCATGTTTCTGACCAAAAAACATGCTTTCCGCTTGCCCACCCCAAAGCAAATGAACAACCATGGCAATTATATTATTTCGCTGGGGCAAGTGGTGCGCTGGCTGGGGCAAAAGGCTGAGGAATTGGGCGTCGAGATTTACCCGGGCTTTGCCGCGGCCGAGGTATTGTTCGATAAAAACGGCGCGGTGGCCGGCGTCGCAACCAACGATTTGGGCATCGACAAAAATGGCAAAAAAACCGCCGACTATCAACCCGGCATGGAATTGCGTGCCCGTTACACGATATTTGCCGAAGGTTGCCGTGGTCACCTGAGCAAAATGATGATGGAAAAATTCAACCTGCGAAAAAATTGCGAGGCGCAAACCTACGGCATCGGCATCAAGGAATTGTGGGAAATTCCGGCCAAAAATTCTAAACCAGGCACCATCATCCACACCACCGGCTGGCCCATGTCGTTTGATACCTATGGCGGGTCGTTTGTTTATCACGTGGACAAAGGCCGCTTGGCGATTGGCTTTGTTGTTGGGTTGGATTACCCGAACCCTTATCTTTCGCCCTATATGGAATTTCAACGTTTCAAGCATCACCCATTTATCAAAAATATTTTGCAGGGCGGCAAACGAATTTCCTATGGCGCGCGCGCCATTAACGAGGGCGGTTTTCAATCGATCCCCAAACTGACCATGCCCGGGGCGTTGCTGGCCGGTTGCACCGCCGGTTTTTTAAATGTGCCAAAAATTAAGGGCTCGCACACCGCCATCAAAACCGGCATGCTGGCGGCGGAATCCATCGCCAACGCCCTGTCGAGCGATAAACCAGCGGTCGAATTGTTCGATTACGAAACGGCGGTTAAAAAATCGTGGGTGTGGCAAGAATTAAAGGAAGCGCGCAACATTCGCCCGTCATTCAAATGGGGTTTTTTGTTTGGCTTGGTTTACAGCGCGCTCGACACCTATATTTTTCGCGGTCGCGCCCCCTGGACCATATCGCACCATGGTGCCGATAATTTGTCGTTGAAGAAGAAATCATCTGCCAAAAAAATTGATTACCCCAAGCCCGATGGTGTGTTGAGTTTCGACCGCTTGACCAATTTGGCATTTTCTGGCACCAACCACGAGGAAAACCAGCCGTGCCATTTGACGCTCAAAAATAAAAAAGTGCCTATCACGGTGAACCTTGCCAATTACGACGCGCCCGAACAACGTTATTGCCCGGCCGGCGTTTATGAAATTATTGGCGTCGGGAAGAAGGCCGCATTGCAAATCAACGCGCAAAATTGCGTTCATTGCAAGACCTGCGACATCAAGGACCCAACGCAAAATATAAATTGGGTCACCCCAATGGGTGGTGGCGGGCCAAATTACGCCGAGATGTAATTCAGCTTGGGCGGCAGGCCATTGTTATGCCCGCAAGCTACTTCCAACACAATAAGGCAACCTATCAAATGCGCGACTGTTGCAGGTAAAGGCGGAACTCGTCGTCCTTATCTTCCAATTCTTTAAAACTGCCGCTGTTTTTTATTTTGCCGTCTTTCATAAAAATAATATTATCGCAACCTTTTAGCGTCGACAGGCGGTGGGCAATCATCACCACGGTTATTTGCCCCTTGAGGGTTTCCAAATAATCAAAAAATGTTTTTTCGGTCAGCATGTCCAACTTGGCCGAGGCTTCATCCAATATCAGCAATTCGATGTCGCGGTAAAAGGCACGGGCGATGGCGATACGTTGCGCCTGGCCGCCGGATAATAATTTTTCACCCTCGCCGATTTTGGTGAAAATCCCCTTCGGCGTTTTTGCCACAAAATCCCAAATCTGTGCTTTTTTTAATGCGGCAATGATTCGCCCCTGCATTTCTTTGGATTTTTTAATAACCGACAATTCTTCGCCATAGGCCACGTTTTCGGCAACCGTGCCGAGCGCGATAAAAATATTTTGGTCGACCAAGCCAATTTTTTTATGCCAAGCGCGAATATGGGCGCGGGTTAAATTGACATCGTCTATCTTGACGTCGCCTTTCTTTGGCATCATAAAACCGATAAGCAAATTGACCAGCGTTGTTTTGCCGCTACCCGACGGGCCGGTCAGGCCGATAAAATCCCCCTTGTTGATTTTTAAATTAAAGTCGTCGATGACCGGCTTCTCTTTCTTATTATAGGCAAAACTGACGTTGTTAAATTCGATGGCTTGGTTAAAATTTATTGGCAGGCTATGCGTTGGCGCAACCGAACGATATTTATGAACCTCTTTATATTCATCAAGTAATTGGCGCACGATGCCCGACACCGATTTTAATTGGTTCCAGCTAAACATGATGCGATTAATATAGGGCAGAAGGCGAAACACCACCCCCACCATGACACCAATCTGCGCCGTCAAAAAGCTGTTATCTTTTGAAACTAACTGCAACAGGTTGAAAACGACAATCATCAACAGCAGGGTAATAATCTCGTTAAATTGACCGGGCAAAAACCCCAAGAAAGCTATCCGCGCCTTATCGCTTGCATCGGGATAAATAATCTCATTATATTGCCTGACATAAATATCCTCCTTGCCCGATAATTTTGCTTCCTTAATATTATCGATGGTTTTTTGTTCGATGAATGAACGCGTTACAGTGCGCTTCACAATATCTTCCTCCATCCTTACCAACTTGTCCTTGATATAATACCTGTTAAATAAAAATGCGCAGCCGCCAACCGCCACCACCATCAAGGCCGACCAGCCCAGCATGAATGCCATAAAAATTAATAGCAAGGCGACCTGCGCGCCATAAGAAAACAACAGAACAAAATTAACAAAAAAACTATTGGGAACATTGTGGCCATAGGACATCATCAACCGCATGTGGGTTAGGGATTTTTTTAGCAGCAGGGTGTAATCAGCCTGAAAATAATTGAGAAATATTTTTTGGCTGATGACATTACCCCATAGTGCCGAGACGCGCGACACGCGGTAATGATAAAGAACTTGTAAAAAAGCCTTAAAAATAAAAATCGCCGCCACCAGCAGGCTGAGAATTGCCAACAGCGCAAGCGGCGAGGATATCGAAAAATAATTAAGCACCAGCGCGACCTTAGGGCGTTGCATGGTCTCCGTGGGACTGCTCATCACCATGACCAATAAAAACAGCGGCAGGAATCCAATTATCTCGCAAATGCCAACCAGCATGTCACCCATGACCAATTTAAAAATCTGCACCTTGCTGGAAAATTGAAAAAGGCGTTGGCTTTCGACCAACAAATCAAAATATTTTTTCATTATTTTTTCTATAAAACAATTCACCTTAAAAAACAAATTCTATCGGTTGAAAAAAAACCGCCACCATGGCATAACCCAAATGGCATAAAACATATAAAAAAACGGACAAGGATAAGAAGCATCATGGGTAATATTTTGGTCACCGGCGGCGGCGGATTCATCGGCAGTCACGCCACCCTCGCCCTCGCCCGTGGCGGCCACCAATTGGTGGTGCTGGATAATTTTTGTAACGCCAAGCCGGCCACCATCGCCACCATCGAAAAAATGACCGGCCAGCGCATAACCACCATCACCGGCGATATGCGCGATGAACAATTGCTGGCCGATATTTTTACCAACCATAAGCTGGAGGCGGTGATGCATTTTGCCGGCTTAAAGGCGGTGGCCGAATCGGTCGCCCAGCCGTTGGATTACTTTTCGGTTAATGTCGGCGGCTCGATAGCATTGTTGCGGGCGATGAAAAATCATCATGTAAAAAAAATTATTTTTTCTTCGTCGGCGACCGTTTATGGCGCGCCGCAACAATTGCCCTTAACCGAAAAATCACCCCTTGCCCCCATCAATCCCTATGGCCTAAGCAAATTGATGGTCGAGCAGGTGTTGCAAAATCTTTGCGCCAGCGACCCCACTTGGCGGGTGGCGACATTGCGTTATTTTAACCCCTGCGGTGCCGACGAAAGCGGTTTAATTGGCGAGGACCCGCTCGGCATACCCAACAACCTGATGCCGATATTGTTAAAGGTCGCGGGCGGCGAAATGGAAAAATTACAAATCTATGGCAATGATTACGACACGCCCGATGGCACCGGCGTGCGCGATTACATCCATGTGGTTGATTTGG
This region includes:
- a CDS encoding VTT domain-containing protein, with product MTVTEYVLSFLRDNPHILGLLLAIAVVILEDVTIIAAAVLSASGEISVPIAIISLFGGILIGEIFCYYLGRLAHRNSFLKKQMQRRGMSIAMKWLENNLIWAVLATRYVPGMRIAVYGAMGFYRLKIRVVMLTSLAVVFIWAGGLFFLIREFGVQYWEDLGPAHWVVVLVFILLLVLIYYGIQSRVRRVIDEKQKK
- a CDS encoding N-acetyltransferase, whose translation is MWQEKHIRREQVDDFLDSENFLDRVFGLARHNRTVNYLRKNIAPDYHKSFHYRDDNDQLLALIRLYHLELSDKTRAGLLGPLAVHPDYQNKGLGSFLIRHLLAMVDKTTATNYLLFLVGNPSYYERHGFCKLNNHDTEQYSFDGPIAPLSLLVRCHDKQEILRHSGRLHFISGLE
- the galE gene encoding UDP-glucose 4-epimerase GalE, translated to MGNILVTGGGGFIGSHATLALARGGHQLVVLDNFCNAKPATIATIEKMTGQRITTITGDMRDEQLLADIFTNHKLEAVMHFAGLKAVAESVAQPLDYFSVNVGGSIALLRAMKNHHVKKIIFSSSATVYGAPQQLPLTEKSPLAPINPYGLSKLMVEQVLQNLCASDPTWRVATLRYFNPCGADESGLIGEDPLGIPNNLMPILLKVAGGEMEKLQIYGNDYDTPDGTGVRDYIHVVDLVAAHIKALAYLDKTKDSLSVFNLGCGHGHSVLEMVKTFEEATGRNTPLPRLMAPRRPGDSAAVWTDASHANHILQWRASKNLKDMCVDAWRFYQQSKGK
- the lexA gene encoding transcriptional repressor LexA; translated protein: MLTQQQHRLLMYIQQCIAERGYAPSYEEMKNALGLKSKSGVHRLVFSLEERGYVNRLPNKARAVEVLRAPDEKLGVKANDLLKKTFISKALSKKTSKAATLSDKETGAMIPLYGKIAAGTPIAALQDPNDFVEAPAFMLGFGDFYALRIEGDSMKDAGIFDNDIVVIKKQNHADDGAIVVALIDKEEATLKKIKYSGSKVMLQPANKHYKSYELPSNRVIVQGVLRGLIRHYK
- a CDS encoding acetoacetate--CoA ligase, producing MQTNHQDNILWRPSDERVRASNLHHFTTWLAEKTGKDFPTYESLHQFSCDQVGEFWSHVWDYMGVIGDKGKIAVAHPDRMPHANFFPESSLNFAENILQLGGETAEIFFMGEDGRGHKKSHAAIISEVMQMARALESFGVQPGDRVAAFMPNIPETIIAMLATSSIGAVFTSCSPDFGVPGVLDRFGQTTPRVLIACDGYHYAGKKIDTMPKILEMQKNLPSLEKTIIVPFLHPAPAIDNITNGILWGDAIKGRDATPRFTPLPFDQPLFIMYSSGTTGVPKCIVHGAGGVLLKFMVEQRLHCDLKPGDRIFFFSTCGWMMWNWLLGCLHTGAAVCLFDGSPLYPTPAALWDYAEQYEFTHFGTSAKYIDSIKKADYHPGNHHGLKNLRMVLTTGSPLAPESFDFLYQSVKSDMQVASISGGTDILGCFLAGLPTAAVVRGELQSPVLGMAVQAFDDHDKPIASGKGELVCVKPFPSMPVYFWNDDDGKKYHKAYFDKYDNVWYHGDYLEITNHQDGDHGYIIHGRSDATLNPGGVRIGTAEIYRQVEQLPEVLESIVIGQDWQDDVRVVLFVKMKSGATLDDNLKTTIKKTIRDNCSPRHVPAKIIGVVDIPRTKSGKITEIAVRDTVMGRAVNNKEALLNPEALDYFCNLEELKK
- a CDS encoding uracil-DNA glycosylase, which translates into the protein MANNKSSGGKSPTATGANIADLVASLEWQIAMGADEAHAAQPIDRFKEKLRGDGFNEKSAANKTMVSDGANPAVAASRTKLESEARAKEDLSHDTSEETPEEIPLGSFAALAQATAMADKCKTLDDIIATLAQYEGCPLKHLARQMVFGAGVARQPILMVIGDAPDETEDREGQPFVGRPAQLIKKALAAAGFASDKNVYFTNSVYWKRPGSRAANAGEQKSCLPFLLKQIEIINPQQIWVMGIGGALSFFDMTVAKCRAQKKSQLKIHVKNNERAIPVMVSHSPDYYWQRPLEKKSLWQDILAIKASVTVV
- a CDS encoding electron transfer flavoprotein-ubiquinone oxidoreductase, which encodes MTRESMEFDVVIVGAGPAGLAAAIRLKQLASAANGGRDISVCVLEKGSEVGAHILSGAVMEPRGLNELIPDWRDQGAPLKTAAKDDYFMFLTKKHAFRLPTPKQMNNHGNYIISLGQVVRWLGQKAEELGVEIYPGFAAAEVLFDKNGAVAGVATNDLGIDKNGKKTADYQPGMELRARYTIFAEGCRGHLSKMMMEKFNLRKNCEAQTYGIGIKELWEIPAKNSKPGTIIHTTGWPMSFDTYGGSFVYHVDKGRLAIGFVVGLDYPNPYLSPYMEFQRFKHHPFIKNILQGGKRISYGARAINEGGFQSIPKLTMPGALLAGCTAGFLNVPKIKGSHTAIKTGMLAAESIANALSSDKPAVELFDYETAVKKSWVWQELKEARNIRPSFKWGFLFGLVYSALDTYIFRGRAPWTISHHGADNLSLKKKSSAKKIDYPKPDGVLSFDRLTNLAFSGTNHEENQPCHLTLKNKKVPITVNLANYDAPEQRYCPAGVYEIIGVGKKAALQINAQNCVHCKTCDIKDPTQNINWVTPMGGGGPNYAEM
- a CDS encoding ABC transporter ATP-binding protein produces the protein MKKYFDLLVESQRLFQFSSKVQIFKLVMGDMLVGICEIIGFLPLFLLVMVMSSPTETMQRPKVALVLNYFSISSPLALLAILSLLVAAIFIFKAFLQVLYHYRVSRVSALWGNVISQKIFLNYFQADYTLLLKKSLTHMRLMMSYGHNVPNSFFVNFVLLFSYGAQVALLLIFMAFMLGWSALMVVAVGGCAFLFNRYYIKDKLVRMEEDIVKRTVTRSFIEQKTIDNIKEAKLSGKEDIYVRQYNEIIYPDASDKARIAFLGFLPGQFNEIITLLLMIVVFNLLQLVSKDNSFLTAQIGVMVGVVFRLLPYINRIMFSWNQLKSVSGIVRQLLDEYKEVHKYRSVAPTHSLPINFNQAIEFNNVSFAYNKKEKPVIDDFNLKINKGDFIGLTGPSGSGKTTLVNLLIGFMMPKKGDVKIDDVNLTRAHIRAWHKKIGLVDQNIFIALGTVAENVAYGEELSVIKKSKEMQGRIIAALKKAQIWDFVAKTPKGIFTKIGEGEKLLSGGQAQRIAIARAFYRDIELLILDEASAKLDMLTEKTFFDYLETLKGQITVVMIAHRLSTLKGCDNIIFMKDGKIKNSGSFKELEDKDDEFRLYLQQSRI